Proteins from a single region of Hymenobacter aquaticus:
- a CDS encoding head GIN domain-containing protein has product MAATAALLAGCGKGHELDCLKSTGDVESERRELAAFQTVIAYDNVDVTLVQSAQTYAEVRAGENLLEDIELTVEHGQLTIRNTSRCNWMRTYDTPREVTLYLPRLRDVFLRGQGNVRTAGTFRTDSLFCHLVGAGDYDLDLSSKYVNLDMYELGDINLRGQTNVFTLLVGGNGSLRASGLQAQQCYFRFNHDSNGNAYVQARDFLGGTNAGTGTLYYAGNPPQTDIRVTGKGQVVQQK; this is encoded by the coding sequence TTGGCCGCCACGGCGGCCCTACTGGCGGGCTGCGGCAAGGGCCACGAGCTGGACTGCCTCAAAAGCACGGGCGACGTAGAGTCGGAGCGGCGCGAGCTGGCGGCCTTCCAGACGGTAATAGCCTACGACAACGTGGACGTAACGTTGGTGCAGAGCGCGCAAACCTACGCCGAGGTGCGGGCCGGCGAAAACCTGCTGGAAGACATTGAGCTGACCGTGGAACACGGGCAGCTGACCATCCGCAACACCAGCCGCTGCAACTGGATGCGAACCTACGACACGCCCCGCGAAGTAACCCTGTACCTGCCCCGCCTGCGCGACGTGTTTTTGCGGGGCCAGGGCAACGTGCGCACCGCCGGCACGTTCCGCACCGACAGTCTCTTCTGCCACCTCGTCGGGGCCGGCGACTACGACCTGGACCTCAGCAGCAAGTACGTGAACCTGGACATGTACGAGCTGGGCGACATCAACCTGCGGGGTCAAACCAACGTGTTCACCCTGCTTGTAGGAGGCAATGGCAGCCTCCGCGCCAGCGGCCTGCAAGCCCAGCAGTGCTACTTCCGCTTCAACCACGACAGCAACGGCAACGCCTACGTGCAGGCCCGCGACTTTCTGGGCGGCACCAACGCCGGCACCGGCACGCTCTACTACGCCGGCAACCCGCCCCAAACCGACATTCGCGTGACCGGTAAAGGCCAAGTGGTGCAGCAGAAGTGA